In Streptomyces sp. NBC_00433, a single genomic region encodes these proteins:
- a CDS encoding FMN-binding protein has product MNPTARPLRRALLSTLATVAGVVLLLSLKPHTTGGPGSAAAPPAAPAPMPSAPPASPSTGTGAGGSTATRTVDGDTVQTRYGPVQLRITLNGGRITAVSAIRVPDGNPRDREIAGFAVPQLTQEALAAQSAHIDTVSGATYTSEGYVQSLQSALDKAGA; this is encoded by the coding sequence GTGAACCCCACCGCCCGCCCGCTGCGGCGTGCCCTGCTCAGCACCCTGGCGACCGTAGCCGGTGTGGTCCTCCTGCTCAGCCTCAAGCCGCACACGACGGGCGGGCCCGGCAGCGCCGCCGCCCCTCCTGCGGCCCCCGCTCCGATGCCGTCCGCCCCGCCGGCGTCCCCCTCCACCGGGACGGGCGCGGGGGGCTCGACGGCGACCCGCACCGTGGACGGCGACACGGTGCAGACCCGCTACGGTCCCGTGCAGCTCCGGATCACCTTGAACGGGGGGAGGATCACGGCCGTGTCCGCCATCCGGGTGCCGGACGGCAACCCCCGTGACCGGGAGATCGCCGGCTTCGCGGTGCCCCAGCTCACACAGGAGGCACTGGCCGCGCAGAGCGCGCACATCGACACCGTCTCCGGAGCGACGTACACCAGCGAGGGTTATGTCCAGTCCCTGCAGAGCGCCCTGGACAAGGCCGGTGCCTGA
- a CDS encoding ferredoxin reductase family protein, which translates to MATTYRPRPAQHAVPSPRRRGSPAALVLVLCWAGAAAVLALWWQDTGAVVGTADWLIGAGRIAGLLSAYCCALLVGLMARVPVLEQGVGSDRVARWHAALGRYTVCLLVAHITLILWGYAVQAHTGVIGETTTVVLTYPEMLKGTIGGLLLLTVGAVSVRAVRRRVRYETWYYLHLLTYLAVFLAFSHQLALGADFSAHPLARGSWYALYATVAAAVLWYRLAAPLRLNLRHRLHVTHVVRETPEVVSVIVRGERLPELAARAGQFLRWRFLAPGLWWTASPYSLSTAPRPDLLRITVKEVGGHSAALARLRPGTRIWAEGPYGALTADRRTRQKVLLLAGGVGVTPLRALFESLPARPGDLTLIYRARTADDLTLRQELESIARTRGARLHYLLNRADGRGPRITADVLRSAVPDIAGHDVYLCGPPGMAQASYQALRSAGVPARHIHHESFEL; encoded by the coding sequence ATGGCCACGACATACAGGCCGCGCCCGGCACAGCACGCGGTGCCCTCCCCTCGGCGACGGGGTTCTCCGGCCGCGCTGGTCCTCGTGCTCTGCTGGGCGGGCGCGGCCGCGGTCCTGGCGCTGTGGTGGCAGGACACCGGTGCCGTGGTCGGCACCGCGGACTGGCTCATCGGCGCGGGCCGGATCGCGGGTCTGCTCAGCGCCTACTGCTGCGCGCTGCTGGTCGGCCTGATGGCCCGGGTCCCCGTCCTGGAGCAGGGAGTGGGCAGCGACCGGGTGGCCCGGTGGCACGCCGCGCTCGGCCGCTACACCGTGTGCCTGCTGGTCGCGCACATCACACTGATCCTCTGGGGCTACGCGGTCCAGGCACACACCGGCGTCATCGGCGAGACGACGACCGTCGTCCTGACCTACCCCGAGATGCTCAAGGGCACGATCGGCGGGCTGCTGCTGCTCACCGTCGGAGCCGTCTCCGTGCGGGCGGTACGCCGCAGGGTCCGCTACGAGACCTGGTACTACCTGCATCTGCTCACTTACCTGGCGGTCTTCCTGGCCTTCTCGCACCAGCTCGCCCTCGGTGCGGACTTCTCGGCGCACCCGCTCGCGCGGGGATCGTGGTACGCGCTCTACGCGACGGTCGCTGCCGCGGTGCTCTGGTACCGGCTCGCGGCGCCGCTGCGGCTGAACCTGCGCCACCGCCTGCACGTGACCCATGTCGTCAGGGAGACCCCCGAGGTGGTGTCGGTGATCGTGCGGGGCGAGCGACTGCCGGAGCTGGCGGCGCGGGCCGGCCAGTTCCTGCGCTGGCGCTTCCTGGCCCCCGGGCTGTGGTGGACGGCGAGCCCGTACTCGCTGTCCACGGCTCCCCGTCCCGACCTGCTGCGCATCACCGTCAAGGAGGTGGGCGGTCACAGCGCGGCCCTGGCGCGGCTGCGGCCCGGCACCCGGATCTGGGCCGAAGGGCCGTACGGCGCGCTGACGGCGGACCGCAGGACCCGGCAGAAGGTCCTGCTGCTCGCCGGCGGGGTCGGGGTGACACCGCTGCGCGCCCTGTTCGAGTCCCTGCCCGCGAGGCCCGGCGACCTGACGCTGATCTACCGGGCCCGTACCGCGGACGACCTGACGCTGCGGCAAGAGCTGGAGTCCATAGCCCGCACCCGCGGCGCACGCCTGCACTACCTGCTCAACCGGGCCGACGGCCGCGGTCCGCGCATCACCGCCGACGTCCTGCGCTCCGCCGTACCCGACATCGCCGGGCACGACGTCTACCTGTGCGGGCCGCCCGGCATGGCCCAGGCCTCCTACCAGGCCTTGCGCTCCGCCGGCGTGCCCGCCCGGCACATCCACCACGAGTCGTTCGAACTGTGA
- a CDS encoding response regulator transcription factor, whose product MHTAPRAQPAPLTRPDGSPVRVLVVDDEPDLTEVMAGVLRHEGWQVRTAGDVASALALAGDFQPDAVVLDIMLPDGNGLAALRDLRAARPDVCVLFLTARDSVEDRIAGITAGGDDYVTKPFSLAEVLARLRGLLRRAGMTRARNDAALVVVGDLTLDEDAREVTRAGEAIDLSPTEFELLRYLMGNPRRVLSKRQILDQVWSYDFGGQAHVVELYISYLRRKVDAGREPMIHTVRGAGYVLKAAL is encoded by the coding sequence ATGCACACCGCACCGCGCGCTCAGCCCGCGCCCCTCACCCGGCCCGACGGGTCGCCGGTCCGCGTCCTCGTGGTCGACGACGAGCCCGACCTCACGGAGGTCATGGCCGGCGTGCTGCGCCACGAGGGCTGGCAGGTGCGCACCGCCGGCGACGTGGCCTCCGCGCTCGCCCTGGCCGGCGACTTCCAGCCGGACGCGGTGGTCCTCGACATCATGCTGCCCGACGGCAACGGGCTCGCGGCGCTGCGTGACCTGCGGGCGGCCAGGCCCGACGTGTGTGTCCTCTTCCTCACCGCACGGGACTCCGTGGAGGACCGTATCGCCGGTATCACGGCCGGCGGCGACGACTACGTCACCAAGCCGTTCAGCCTGGCAGAAGTGCTCGCCCGGCTGCGCGGCCTGCTGCGCCGGGCGGGGATGACCCGCGCGCGCAACGACGCGGCGCTGGTCGTGGTCGGCGATCTCACCCTCGACGAGGACGCCCGGGAGGTCACCCGGGCCGGCGAGGCGATCGACCTGTCACCGACGGAGTTCGAACTCCTCCGGTACCTCATGGGCAACCCGCGCCGGGTACTGAGCAAGCGGCAGATCCTGGACCAGGTCTGGTCCTACGACTTCGGCGGCCAGGCCCACGTGGTGGAGCTCTACATCAGCTATCTGCGCCGGAAGGTCGACGCGGGCCGGGAACCGATGATCCACACCGTGCGGGGAGCGGGCTACGTGCTGAAGGCGGCGCTGTGA
- a CDS encoding HAMP domain-containing histidine kinase — protein sequence MRRILPHTLRARLTCGLVVLLALSCAAVGIAAVVTLRSFLTERLDQQLGQAGGTFPASLEHRGPAEPDGDNAHVDTRRQAPGTFGARLLDGKVTAAGVVRSGAGTAVALTAGDKAALAAVPVDGHAHTLELAALDDYRVSAVDGDDGDILVTGLPLSGVQDAVTRLVAVEAAVFGGALLVAGAAGVFWVRWSLRPLDRVAATAASVTVLPLASGEVALPDRVPDADPRTEVGQVGIALNRMLGHVEDALGKRHASEERLRRFAADASHELRTPVASIRGHAELARLHPGPVPPGVSRALERITAESVRMGGMVDDLLLLARLDAGRPLAREAVDLTRLVLDAVEDARAAGPGHRWVLDLPESPVTVTGDPLRLQQITGNLMANACRHTPAGTRVTVRLRQDEAAVRLVVEDNGPGIPADVRDTVFERFARAGHTHPATQGHGAGLGLAIVTAVAGAHGGSAEVRSHPGATAFTVTLPGHRPTSG from the coding sequence ATCAGGCGGATACTGCCGCACACCCTGCGCGCCAGGCTCACCTGCGGCCTGGTGGTGCTGCTGGCGCTGAGCTGCGCGGCGGTGGGTATCGCGGCCGTCGTCACGCTGCGCTCCTTCCTCACCGAACGGCTGGACCAGCAGCTCGGACAGGCCGGCGGGACGTTCCCGGCCAGCCTGGAGCACCGCGGGCCGGCGGAGCCGGACGGGGACAACGCCCACGTCGACACCCGCCGCCAGGCCCCCGGCACCTTCGGCGCCCGGCTGCTGGACGGGAAGGTCACCGCGGCGGGCGTCGTGCGCTCAGGAGCGGGCACGGCCGTGGCCCTGACAGCCGGCGACAAGGCGGCCCTCGCCGCGGTTCCCGTGGACGGGCACGCTCACACGCTGGAGCTCGCCGCACTCGACGACTACCGGGTGAGTGCCGTCGACGGGGACGACGGCGACATCCTGGTGACCGGCCTGCCGCTGAGCGGTGTGCAGGACGCCGTGACCCGCCTGGTCGCGGTGGAAGCGGCCGTCTTCGGCGGCGCGCTGCTGGTCGCCGGCGCGGCGGGGGTGTTCTGGGTACGGTGGTCGCTCCGGCCGCTGGACCGGGTCGCGGCCACCGCGGCCTCGGTGACCGTGCTCCCGCTGGCCAGTGGCGAGGTGGCGCTGCCCGACCGGGTCCCGGACGCCGACCCGCGGACCGAGGTCGGCCAGGTCGGTATCGCGCTGAACCGGATGCTGGGGCACGTCGAGGACGCGCTGGGCAAGCGGCACGCCAGCGAGGAGCGGCTGCGCCGCTTCGCCGCCGACGCCAGCCACGAGCTGCGCACGCCGGTCGCCTCCATCCGCGGCCACGCCGAACTGGCGAGGCTCCACCCGGGCCCCGTGCCGCCCGGTGTGTCCCGCGCGCTGGAGCGGATCACCGCCGAGTCGGTCCGGATGGGCGGCATGGTCGACGACCTGCTGCTGCTCGCCCGTCTCGACGCCGGCCGGCCGCTGGCCCGCGAGGCGGTCGACCTCACCCGGCTCGTCTTGGACGCCGTTGAGGACGCGCGGGCCGCGGGCCCCGGCCACCGCTGGGTACTCGACCTGCCGGAGTCCCCGGTCACCGTCACCGGTGATCCGCTGCGCCTCCAGCAGATCACCGGAAACCTGATGGCCAACGCGTGCCGGCACACCCCGGCCGGCACGCGGGTCACCGTCCGGCTCCGCCAGGACGAGGCGGCCGTCCGACTCGTGGTCGAGGACAACGGCCCCGGCATCCCCGCGGACGTCCGCGACACCGTCTTCGAACGCTTCGCCCGTGCCGGCCACACCCACCCGGCGACCCAGGGCCACGGCGCCGGCCTCGGCCTCGCGATCGTGACCGCGGTGGCCGGCGCCCACGGCGGATCCGCCGAGGTACGAAGCCACCCGGGCGCCACCGCGTTCACGGTCACCCTGCCCGGTCACCGCCCGACGTCCGGGTGA
- a CDS encoding FAD-dependent oxidoreductase, whose product MDKQIVIVGGGTAGTLLANRLHRTAGSGVRIVVLDSADRRAPETRLLMALGLYGGGAPRAPDDLWLRDGIGFRLVAVASVDADRAELFLTDGTTLGYDVLVLATGRHPLPRGLDGAGPDLPPGIHTVGGAGVHVQVENVADAVRRQLGRGAVADGHRITRTSGGDRAG is encoded by the coding sequence GTGGACAAGCAGATCGTCATCGTCGGTGGAGGAACCGCTGGAACACTGCTGGCCAACCGGCTGCACCGCACCGCGGGCAGCGGCGTGCGGATCGTGGTGCTCGACAGCGCCGATCGCCGGGCCCCGGAAACCCGGCTCCTCATGGCCCTCGGCCTCTACGGCGGCGGAGCGCCGCGCGCGCCCGACGACCTCTGGTTGCGGGACGGGATCGGCTTCCGGCTTGTCGCGGTCGCCTCCGTCGACGCCGACCGGGCCGAACTGTTCCTCACCGACGGCACCACGCTGGGCTACGACGTCCTGGTCCTGGCCACCGGACGGCACCCGCTGCCGCGCGGCCTCGACGGCGCCGGCCCGGACCTTCCGCCCGGCATCCACACCGTCGGGGGCGCCGGCGTGCACGTCCAGGTGGAGAACGTGGCGGACGCCGTACGCCGCCAGCTGGGCCGCGGGGCCGTGGCGGACGGCCACCGGATCACCCGGACGTCGGGCGGTGACCGGGCAGGGTGA
- a CDS encoding universal stress protein produces the protein MREREVVVGMDGSVAAFRAMDAAALEAERRSAVLDIVSCVPDTDEAGPVLRAAAARLGQRHPALAVRQSAVVGDPVGILAERSRKAELTVVGTRGAGAIAGLLTHSVSRGLAARAHGPLLVVRGGAHPASPGRRRGVLLGLESDDDTEAALFAFEEAALRGGGLTVLHVWSYRPAFRGGPGPRPAGLVQDGIARQPVAAAGVPGGVVAALPESGPGLAAHTRPVRVTPYRVLIEATANADLLVLASHPRRARHGRGLGPVTEALLRHSRCPVAVVPVPAP, from the coding sequence ATGCGTGAGCGTGAGGTGGTCGTGGGGATGGACGGATCGGTGGCGGCTTTCCGGGCGATGGATGCGGCCGCGCTCGAAGCGGAGCGCCGGTCCGCCGTCCTGGACATCGTCTCCTGTGTCCCGGATACCGATGAGGCAGGTCCCGTCCTGCGGGCGGCCGCCGCCAGGCTCGGGCAGCGGCATCCGGCCCTGGCCGTACGGCAGTCGGCGGTCGTCGGCGATCCCGTCGGTATCCTGGCCGAACGCAGCCGGAAAGCGGAACTCACCGTCGTCGGCACCCGGGGGGCCGGCGCCATCGCCGGACTGCTGACCCACTCCGTCAGCCGGGGGCTGGCCGCCCGCGCACACGGACCGCTGCTCGTCGTACGCGGCGGCGCGCACCCCGCGTCTCCGGGCCGCCGGAGAGGCGTCCTGCTCGGGCTGGAAAGCGACGACGACACCGAGGCAGCGCTGTTCGCCTTCGAGGAAGCCGCCCTGCGCGGCGGTGGGCTGACCGTCCTGCACGTGTGGTCCTACCGCCCGGCGTTCCGCGGCGGGCCCGGCCCACGCCCGGCCGGACTCGTCCAGGACGGGATCGCCCGCCAGCCGGTGGCGGCCGCCGGGGTGCCCGGGGGCGTGGTCGCGGCCCTGCCCGAGAGCGGACCCGGCCTCGCGGCGCACACCCGGCCCGTACGCGTCACTCCGTACCGAGTGCTCATCGAGGCGACCGCAAACGCCGACCTCCTGGTGCTGGCGTCACACCCCCGGCGGGCCCGGCACGGCCGCGGACTCGGCCCGGTCACCGAGGCCCTGCTGCGCCACTCGCGCTGCCCTGTCGCCGTCGTGCCGGTCCCCGCACCCTAG
- a CDS encoding phosphoketolase family protein yields MSDAPSPAVAPLSEDELRALDAHWRAANYLAVGQIYLMGNPLLTEPLRPEHVKPRLLGHWGTSPGLNLVHTHLNRAVKSRGTDAICIWGPGHGGPAVLANSWLEGSYSETYPDVSRDAEGMGLLFRQFSFPGGVPSHVAPETPGSIHEGGELGYSLSHAYGAALDNPDLVVACVIGDGEAETGPLAASWHSNKFLDPVNDGAVLPILHLNGYKIANPTVLSRLPETELDELLRGYGHDPIHVTGDEPLAVHRAMAAAMDTALDRIAAFQKAAREQGATERPRWPVIVLRTPKGWTGPAEVDGLPVEGTWRAHQVPLSEVRTNPAHLRQLEEWLRSYRPDELFDAAGRPRPQVLACVPDGERRLGANPHTNGGLLLHDLPVPALDRFAVPVEKPGVTLHEPTRVLGDLLAQVMADTAGRRDFRIVGPDETASNRLQAVYAASGKAWQAETLPVDENLDPHGRVMEILSEHTCQGWLEGYLLTGRHGLFSCYEAFVHIVDSMVNQHVKWLRTTRQIPWRRPIASLNYLLTSHVWRQDHNGFSHQDPGFIDHVLNKAPEVVRVYLPPDTNTLLSVADHVLKSKDYVNVVVAGKQPTFDWLSLDDARAHCARGAGIWQWAGTEDGRAEPDVVLACAGDVPTQEVLAAVQLLRRHLPQLALRVVNVVDLARLLPGEEHPHGMSGAEYDALFTPDKPVIFAYHGYPWLIHRLAYRRTNHAHLHVRGYKENGTTTTPFDMVVRNDLDRYRLVMDVIDRVPGLAVPAAPVRQLMEDTRLRHHAWIREHGTDLPEVADWTWEG; encoded by the coding sequence ATGTCCGACGCCCCCTCGCCCGCCGTCGCCCCGCTGTCCGAAGACGAACTGCGCGCCTTGGACGCGCACTGGCGGGCGGCGAACTACCTGGCCGTCGGCCAGATCTACCTGATGGGCAACCCGCTGCTGACCGAGCCGCTGCGCCCGGAGCACGTCAAGCCGCGGCTGCTCGGCCACTGGGGCACCTCACCGGGCCTGAACCTTGTCCACACCCACCTCAACCGGGCCGTCAAGTCCCGCGGTACGGACGCGATCTGCATATGGGGCCCCGGACACGGCGGCCCCGCGGTCCTCGCGAACTCCTGGCTGGAGGGCAGCTATTCCGAGACCTACCCGGATGTCAGCCGGGACGCGGAGGGCATGGGCCTGCTCTTCCGGCAGTTCTCCTTCCCCGGCGGGGTGCCCTCCCACGTCGCCCCGGAGACACCGGGTTCGATCCACGAGGGCGGCGAGTTGGGCTACTCCCTCTCGCACGCCTACGGCGCCGCGCTCGACAACCCTGACCTGGTCGTGGCCTGCGTGATCGGCGACGGTGAGGCCGAGACCGGACCGCTGGCCGCCTCCTGGCACTCCAACAAGTTCCTCGACCCGGTGAACGACGGCGCCGTCCTGCCGATCCTGCACCTGAACGGCTACAAGATCGCCAACCCCACGGTCCTGTCACGGCTCCCCGAAACCGAGCTGGACGAGCTGCTGCGCGGTTACGGCCACGACCCGATCCACGTCACCGGCGACGAACCCCTGGCCGTGCACCGGGCGATGGCCGCGGCGATGGACACCGCCCTGGACCGTATCGCCGCCTTCCAGAAGGCGGCCCGCGAGCAGGGCGCCACCGAACGGCCCCGCTGGCCGGTGATCGTGCTGCGCACCCCGAAGGGCTGGACAGGACCCGCCGAGGTCGACGGCCTGCCCGTCGAAGGGACGTGGCGTGCCCACCAGGTCCCGCTGTCCGAAGTCCGCACCAACCCGGCCCACCTGCGCCAGCTGGAGGAATGGCTGCGCTCCTACCGCCCCGACGAACTCTTCGACGCGGCCGGGCGCCCGCGCCCGCAGGTGCTGGCGTGCGTTCCTGACGGGGAGCGCCGGCTGGGCGCCAACCCGCACACCAACGGCGGTCTGCTGCTGCACGACCTGCCCGTCCCGGCGCTGGACCGCTTCGCGGTGCCCGTGGAGAAGCCGGGTGTCACCCTGCACGAACCCACCCGTGTCCTGGGCGACCTCCTCGCACAGGTCATGGCCGACACGGCCGGGCGCCGCGACTTCCGGATCGTCGGCCCGGACGAGACCGCCTCCAACCGGCTCCAGGCCGTCTACGCCGCGTCCGGCAAGGCATGGCAGGCAGAGACCCTGCCGGTCGACGAGAACCTGGACCCGCACGGCCGCGTGATGGAGATCCTGTCAGAACACACCTGCCAGGGCTGGCTGGAGGGCTACCTGCTGACCGGGCGGCACGGCCTCTTCTCCTGCTACGAGGCCTTCGTGCACATCGTCGACTCGATGGTCAACCAGCACGTCAAGTGGCTGCGCACCACCCGGCAGATTCCCTGGCGCCGCCCGATCGCCTCGCTCAACTACCTGCTCACCTCGCACGTCTGGCGGCAGGACCACAACGGCTTCTCCCACCAGGACCCGGGCTTCATCGACCACGTCCTCAACAAGGCACCCGAGGTCGTCCGGGTCTATCTTCCGCCGGACACCAACACCCTGCTGTCCGTCGCCGACCACGTCCTGAAGTCCAAGGACTACGTCAACGTCGTCGTCGCCGGCAAGCAGCCCACCTTCGACTGGCTGTCCCTCGACGACGCCAGGGCGCACTGCGCGCGCGGCGCCGGGATCTGGCAGTGGGCCGGCACCGAGGACGGCCGCGCCGAGCCCGACGTGGTGCTCGCCTGCGCCGGCGACGTGCCCACCCAGGAGGTCCTGGCCGCCGTCCAGTTGCTCCGCCGCCACCTGCCGCAGCTGGCCTTGCGCGTCGTCAACGTCGTCGATCTGGCACGCCTGCTGCCCGGAGAGGAGCATCCGCACGGCATGTCAGGCGCGGAGTACGACGCGCTGTTCACCCCTGACAAACCGGTGATCTTCGCCTACCACGGCTACCCCTGGCTCATCCACCGGCTCGCCTACCGCCGCACCAACCACGCCCATCTGCACGTGCGCGGC